The following proteins are co-located in the Noviherbaspirillum sp. UKPF54 genome:
- the rbfA gene encoding 30S ribosome-binding factor RbfA: MAKHSKSIPGRGVRVADQIQRDLAEIIAYELKDPRVGMITITEVQVTPDYAHAKVFFTTLVDNDEAVQNTLSGLRKAAGFIRGQLGRRLTIHTIPELHFVYDTSTSRGMELSKLIDAANATRAKDAED; encoded by the coding sequence ATGGCTAAACATAGCAAATCCATTCCCGGGCGCGGCGTGCGTGTCGCCGACCAGATCCAGCGCGACCTGGCCGAGATCATTGCCTACGAACTGAAGGACCCGCGCGTCGGGATGATCACGATCACCGAAGTGCAGGTGACCCCCGATTACGCGCATGCCAAGGTGTTTTTCACGACGCTGGTTGACAACGACGAAGCGGTGCAGAACACGCTGTCGGGATTGCGCAAGGCGGCCGGCTTCATTCGCGGCCAGCTGGGGCGGCGCCTGACTATCCATACCATTCCCGAGTTGCACTTCGTGTACGACACGTCCACGTCGCGCGGCATGGAGTTGTCCAAGCTGATCG
- the infB gene encoding translation initiation factor IF-2, whose protein sequence is MASNNVAQFATELKMPADLLLTQLRAAGVDKRSASDVLSKEDKDKLLNHLRRSHGASPDGEKKKITLTRKETTEIKQADASGKSRTIQVEVRKKRTFIKRDEPIVEAAPAPTAPAAPVIDEAEVARRAEEARRQAELIARQEAELREKQERLAKLEAEKEAQAKAQKEAEEARKAAEAAAAAKQQEKVDLTAAEEKKRADEETARKKAAEQEAKEAAERAAAAERARKAVEDEVAQIKAMMNAPRKVMKAPEPAPAPQAKAAEGTLHKPADKKPVEKKDEKKPAVGDKKSIKSANVSSTWQDEQAKKRGGIKTRGAGTAGPATGRDGWRGGPKGRRSSHGDDQRESNFQVPTEAVIKEVHVPETITVAELAHKMAVKASEVIKHLMKLGQMVTINQVLDQETAMILVEEMGHKAFAAKLDDPEAMLEEVGEHVDAEALPRAPVVTVMGHVDHGKTSLLDYIRRAKVAAGEAGGITQHIGAYHVETPRGIITFLDTPGHEAFTAMRARGAKATDIVILVVAADDGVMPQTKEAIAHAKAAGVPIVVAINKIDKQGANTDRVTQELIAEGVVPEAYGGDAPFVPVSAKTGQGIDDLLENVLLQAEVLELTSPVDTLAKGLVIEAKLDKGRGPVATVLVQSGTLKRGDVVLAGSSYGRVRAMLDENGKNITEAGPSIPVEIQGLTEVPAAGEEVIVMADERKAREIALFRQGKFRDVKLAKQQAAKLENMFEQMAEGEVKSLPLIIKADVQGSQEALVHSMQKLSTDEVRVQIVHAAVGGISESDVNLAVASKAVIIGFNTRADASARKLAEASGIDIRYYNIIYDAVDEIKAAMSGMLAPEKREAALGLVEIRQVFHVSKVGSIAGCYVLDGLVKRGASVRLLRNNVVIWTGELDSLKRFKDDVKEVKAGFECGLSLKNFNDIQEGDQLEVFEVQEVARTL, encoded by the coding sequence ATGGCGAGTAACAACGTAGCTCAATTTGCCACCGAACTGAAGATGCCAGCGGATTTGCTGCTGACGCAACTGCGTGCCGCCGGCGTCGACAAGCGTTCGGCGTCCGATGTGCTGTCCAAGGAAGACAAGGACAAGCTGTTGAACCATTTGCGCCGCTCGCACGGAGCGTCGCCGGATGGCGAAAAGAAGAAGATCACCCTCACGCGCAAGGAAACGACCGAGATCAAGCAGGCCGATGCCAGCGGCAAGTCGCGCACGATCCAGGTTGAAGTGCGCAAGAAGCGCACCTTCATCAAACGCGACGAGCCGATTGTCGAAGCCGCGCCCGCGCCGACTGCACCAGCCGCTCCCGTGATTGACGAAGCGGAAGTGGCGCGCCGCGCGGAAGAAGCGCGCCGCCAGGCGGAGCTGATCGCGCGTCAGGAAGCCGAGTTGCGTGAAAAGCAGGAGCGTCTGGCGAAGCTGGAAGCCGAGAAGGAGGCGCAAGCCAAGGCGCAGAAAGAGGCCGAGGAAGCGCGCAAGGCGGCCGAAGCGGCCGCTGCGGCGAAGCAGCAGGAAAAGGTCGACCTCACCGCTGCCGAAGAGAAGAAGCGTGCGGACGAAGAGACCGCCAGGAAGAAGGCTGCCGAGCAGGAAGCAAAGGAGGCAGCGGAGCGCGCTGCCGCCGCCGAGCGCGCACGCAAGGCTGTTGAAGATGAAGTTGCGCAGATCAAGGCGATGATGAACGCGCCGCGCAAGGTCATGAAGGCGCCGGAGCCGGCGCCCGCACCGCAGGCGAAGGCTGCGGAAGGTACGCTGCACAAGCCCGCCGACAAGAAACCTGTCGAGAAAAAGGACGAGAAGAAGCCTGCCGTTGGCGACAAGAAGTCGATCAAGTCGGCCAACGTTTCGTCTACCTGGCAGGATGAGCAGGCGAAAAAGCGCGGCGGCATCAAGACCCGCGGCGCGGGCACTGCCGGGCCGGCGACCGGCCGCGACGGCTGGCGTGGCGGTCCGAAGGGACGCCGCTCTTCGCACGGCGACGATCAGCGCGAATCGAACTTCCAGGTGCCGACCGAAGCCGTAATCAAGGAAGTGCACGTGCCGGAAACCATTACGGTCGCCGAACTTGCACACAAGATGGCGGTGAAGGCGTCGGAAGTGATCAAGCATTTGATGAAGCTGGGCCAGATGGTCACCATCAACCAGGTGCTCGATCAGGAAACCGCGATGATTCTGGTGGAGGAAATGGGCCACAAGGCGTTTGCGGCCAAGCTGGACGATCCGGAAGCAATGCTCGAAGAAGTCGGCGAACACGTCGATGCTGAGGCATTGCCGCGTGCGCCGGTGGTGACCGTGATGGGCCACGTCGACCATGGCAAGACCTCGCTGCTGGACTACATCCGCCGTGCCAAAGTGGCGGCTGGCGAAGCTGGCGGCATTACGCAGCATATCGGCGCCTATCACGTCGAAACGCCGCGCGGCATCATCACCTTCCTCGATACGCCGGGCCACGAAGCGTTTACCGCGATGCGCGCCCGCGGCGCGAAGGCGACCGACATCGTGATTCTGGTGGTGGCAGCCGATGATGGCGTGATGCCTCAAACCAAGGAAGCGATCGCGCATGCGAAAGCAGCTGGCGTGCCCATCGTGGTGGCGATCAACAAGATCGACAAGCAGGGAGCCAATACGGACCGCGTCACGCAGGAATTGATTGCCGAAGGCGTCGTGCCGGAAGCCTATGGTGGCGATGCGCCGTTCGTGCCGGTGTCGGCCAAGACCGGCCAGGGTATCGACGACTTGCTGGAAAACGTTTTGCTGCAAGCCGAAGTGCTGGAGCTTACGTCGCCGGTCGACACGCTGGCCAAGGGCCTCGTGATCGAAGCCAAGCTGGACAAGGGCCGCGGCCCGGTTGCCACGGTGCTGGTGCAGTCCGGTACCTTGAAGCGCGGCGACGTGGTGCTGGCCGGTTCGTCCTATGGTCGCGTGCGTGCGATGCTGGACGAGAACGGCAAGAACATTACCGAAGCGGGACCGTCGATTCCGGTTGAAATCCAGGGCTTGACCGAGGTGCCGGCCGCCGGCGAAGAAGTGATCGTGATGGCAGACGAGCGCAAGGCGCGTGAAATCGCTCTGTTCCGTCAAGGCAAGTTCCGCGACGTGAAGCTGGCCAAGCAGCAGGCGGCAAAGCTGGAGAACATGTTCGAGCAGATGGCCGAGGGCGAAGTCAAGTCGCTGCCATTGATCATCAAGGCCGACGTGCAAGGTTCGCAGGAGGCACTGGTGCACTCGATGCAAAAGCTGTCGACCGACGAAGTACGGGTGCAGATCGTGCACGCGGCCGTTGGCGGCATCTCCGAGTCCGACGTCAACCTCGCGGTCGCGTCGAAAGCAGTCATCATCGGCTTCAACACCCGTGCCGACGCTTCCGCACGCAAGCTGGCCGAAGCCAGCGGTATCGATATTCGTTACTACAACATCATTTACGATGCGGTGGACGAAATCAAAGCCGCCATGTCGGGCATGCTGGCACCGGAGAAGCGCGAAGCGGCGCTGGGCTTGGTCGAAATCCGCCAGGTGTTCCACGTCAGCAAGGTCGGCTCGATTGCCGGCTGTTACGTGCTCGACGGCTTGGTCAAGCGTGGCGCATCGGTTCGCCTGTTGCGCAACAACGTGGTGATCTGGACCGGCGAACTCGATTCGCTCAAGCGCTTCAAGGATGACGTGAAGGAAGTGAAGGCCGGCTTCGAGTGCGGTCTGTCGCTGAAGAACTTCAATGACATCCAGGAAGGCGACCAGCTGGAAGTGTTCGAAGTGCAGGAAGTCGCACGTACCCTGTAA
- the rimP gene encoding ribosome maturation factor RimP: MRLLDLIEKTVVGMGYELVDFEQAAHGLLRVYIDFPPEQADKGNITVDDCEKVSHQLSHMLTVENANYERLEISSPGLDRPLKKAADYTRFAGQEAVVKLRMPMPGAANRKSFQGILHEPEGDKLKLEFEGKEGPAMLEFTLADVDKARLVPKVDFRSRKA; this comes from the coding sequence TTGCGGTTGTTGGACTTAATTGAAAAAACCGTGGTGGGCATGGGCTACGAACTGGTCGATTTCGAGCAGGCGGCGCATGGTTTGCTGCGTGTGTATATCGACTTCCCGCCCGAGCAGGCCGACAAGGGCAATATCACGGTGGATGACTGCGAAAAGGTCAGCCACCAATTGTCGCATATGCTGACGGTCGAGAATGCCAATTACGAGCGGTTGGAGATTTCGTCTCCCGGGCTCGATCGTCCGCTGAAGAAGGCGGCCGATTATACGCGTTTCGCAGGGCAGGAAGCTGTCGTGAAGCTGCGCATGCCGATGCCCGGAGCAGCGAATCGCAAGTCGTTCCAAGGCATTCTGCATGAGCCGGAAGGCGACAAGCTGAAACTGGAATTTGAGGGAAAAGAAGGGCCGGCGATGCTGGAGTTTACGCTCGCCGACGTGGACAAGGCACGGCTAGTGCCGAAAGTGGATTTTAGGAGTCGCAAAGCATGA
- the rluB gene encoding 23S rRNA pseudouridine(2605) synthase RluB, with the protein MNLPIQNEAPVVMATDSSAVSESKESQELSRSDASTSTDGGQAEEGRKKPVKRGVRGPRSLRRSRSPRPVDAEKAGGAAVSADGNGGADSTQLSVEGGEPSGGKPQRGTRENRKRDEFAKGKPGQKGRDRQGKAVQSKTKGDSPDDIFSFVTSDAFDSAAEDAGNGRRDGRQMQAKNVRRDLTAEDDAPKLHKVLADAGLGSRRDMEELIIAGRVSVNGEPAHIGQRILPTDQVRINGKLIQRKVTKRPPRVLVYHKPAGEIVSHSDPDGRPSVFERLPTIKAGKWLAVGRLDFNTEGLLLFTTSGDLANRLMHPRYGIEREYAVRTLGELEEGMRQKLLAGVELDDGVAQFSKIADGGGEGANRWYRVIIGEGRNREVRRMFEAVGLTVSRLIRTRYGAMTLPSGLKRGRWEELDEHAVRNLMALSGLEKAATQQSQGKVRGERGAKNGFDKNQPQNRNQSRGGQQGRAQGAPRSRQPDPLQTALGFPDVGYGRRAGGQARGGLGLQGMARRRSRG; encoded by the coding sequence ATGAATCTGCCAATCCAGAATGAAGCGCCAGTAGTCATGGCAACCGATTCCTCTGCAGTGTCGGAATCCAAAGAGAGCCAGGAACTGTCCCGTAGCGATGCATCGACGTCTACCGACGGCGGTCAGGCGGAGGAAGGTAGGAAAAAACCGGTCAAGCGCGGTGTGCGTGGGCCGCGTAGTCTGCGGCGCAGCCGTTCTCCGCGTCCGGTTGATGCGGAGAAGGCGGGAGGCGCCGCTGTCTCTGCGGATGGAAATGGGGGCGCCGATTCGACCCAGTTATCCGTGGAGGGCGGCGAACCGAGTGGCGGCAAGCCGCAGCGTGGCACGCGCGAAAACCGCAAGAGGGATGAGTTCGCAAAGGGTAAGCCCGGGCAGAAGGGGCGTGACCGGCAAGGCAAGGCTGTTCAATCGAAAACCAAGGGCGACAGCCCCGACGATATCTTCTCGTTCGTGACCTCCGATGCCTTCGATAGCGCCGCCGAGGATGCTGGCAATGGGCGCCGCGACGGGCGCCAGATGCAGGCCAAGAATGTGCGTCGCGATTTGACGGCGGAAGATGATGCGCCGAAGTTGCACAAGGTGCTGGCTGATGCTGGACTCGGCTCGCGCCGTGACATGGAAGAATTGATTATCGCCGGGCGTGTTTCGGTCAACGGCGAGCCGGCTCATATCGGGCAGCGCATTCTGCCGACTGACCAGGTGCGTATCAACGGCAAGCTAATTCAGCGCAAAGTCACCAAGCGCCCGCCGCGCGTGCTCGTATATCACAAGCCTGCTGGCGAGATCGTCAGCCACAGCGATCCGGACGGCCGCCCCTCGGTATTCGAGCGCCTTCCGACTATCAAGGCCGGCAAGTGGCTTGCGGTCGGGCGGCTGGATTTCAATACCGAAGGCTTGCTGCTGTTTACTACCTCGGGTGATTTGGCCAACCGCTTGATGCACCCGCGCTACGGAATCGAGCGCGAGTACGCCGTGCGCACGCTGGGCGAGCTGGAAGAGGGTATGCGGCAGAAGCTATTGGCTGGTGTCGAGCTGGATGACGGTGTTGCGCAGTTTTCGAAGATCGCCGATGGCGGTGGCGAAGGGGCCAATCGCTGGTATCGTGTGATCATTGGCGAAGGGCGCAACCGCGAGGTGCGTCGCATGTTCGAAGCCGTTGGCTTGACGGTGTCGCGGCTGATCCGGACGCGATATGGCGCAATGACCCTGCCAAGCGGGCTCAAGCGTGGACGCTGGGAAGAGCTGGACGAGCACGCCGTGCGTAATCTGATGGCGCTGAGTGGTCTGGAGAAGGCCGCGACCCAGCAGTCTCAGGGAAAGGTGCGCGGCGAGCGGGGAGCGAAGAATGGCTTTGATAAGAACCAGCCGCAAAATCGCAACCAGTCGCGCGGTGGACAGCAGGGGCGTGCGCAAGGCGCACCGCGCAGCCGTCAGCCCGACCCGCTGCAAACCGCACTCGGATTTCCCGATGTCGGCTACGGGCGTCGCGCCGGTGGACAGGCGCGTGGCGGCCTTGGGCTGCAGGGCATGGCGCGGCGCCGCTCTCGCGGCTGA
- the nusA gene encoding transcription termination factor NusA, whose protein sequence is MSREVLLLVDALAREKNVDKEIVFGALEHALAQATKKRYEGDVDVRVSIDRETGEFESFRRWHVVPDEAGLQLPDQEVLHFEAKEQIADIEVDDYIEEPIESVDFGRRFAQDTKQVVLQRIRDAEREQILQDFLARGDALVTGTIKRMERGDAIVESGKIEARLPRDQMIPKENLRVGDRVRAYILRIDRNARGPQVILSRTAPEFIMKLFELEVPEIEQGLLEIKSAARDPGVRAKIAVHTNDKRIDPIGTCVGMRGSRVQAVTGELGGERVDIVLWSEDPAQFVIGALAPANVSSIVVDEEKHAMDVVVDEENLAIAIGRGGQNVRLASELTGWQINIMTAEESADKAAAETAAIRVLFMEKLDVDEEVADILVQEGFSSLEEIAYVPINEMLDIEAFDEDTVNELRSRARDALVTEAIASEEGLEGMEDALVNLEGIDRITAGKLGLAGVKTVDAFAGLAYDEFGAILALPIERARELIGNEFEDVTDDEMRLIDAKYDDRARALQEKARELVAAK, encoded by the coding sequence ATGAGTCGCGAAGTACTGTTGTTGGTCGATGCGCTGGCACGAGAAAAAAACGTCGATAAGGAAATCGTCTTCGGAGCGCTCGAGCATGCGCTTGCGCAAGCGACCAAGAAACGCTACGAGGGCGACGTCGATGTCCGCGTCTCCATCGATCGCGAAACCGGCGAGTTCGAATCCTTCCGCCGCTGGCACGTCGTGCCGGATGAGGCAGGTCTGCAATTGCCCGACCAGGAAGTGCTGCACTTCGAGGCGAAGGAGCAGATTGCCGACATCGAAGTCGACGATTACATTGAGGAGCCGATCGAATCGGTCGATTTCGGCCGCCGCTTTGCGCAGGACACCAAGCAGGTGGTGCTGCAGCGTATTCGCGACGCCGAGCGCGAGCAGATCCTGCAGGATTTCCTGGCGCGCGGCGATGCGCTGGTGACCGGCACGATCAAGCGCATGGAGCGCGGCGATGCGATCGTCGAATCGGGCAAGATCGAGGCGCGCTTGCCGCGCGACCAGATGATCCCGAAGGAGAATCTGCGCGTCGGCGACCGCGTGCGCGCCTACATCCTGCGCATCGACCGCAATGCACGCGGCCCGCAGGTGATCCTGTCGCGCACCGCGCCGGAATTCATCATGAAGCTGTTCGAGCTGGAAGTGCCCGAAATCGAGCAAGGCTTGCTCGAAATTAAATCGGCGGCGCGCGACCCGGGCGTGCGCGCCAAGATCGCGGTGCACACCAACGACAAGCGCATCGACCCGATCGGCACCTGCGTCGGCATGCGCGGCTCGCGCGTGCAGGCGGTGACCGGCGAACTCGGTGGCGAGCGCGTCGACATCGTATTGTGGTCGGAAGATCCGGCCCAGTTCGTGATCGGAGCTCTCGCGCCGGCGAATGTGTCGTCGATCGTGGTCGACGAGGAAAAGCATGCGATGGACGTGGTGGTCGACGAGGAAAACCTGGCGATTGCGATCGGCCGCGGCGGACAGAACGTGCGCCTGGCGTCCGAGCTGACCGGCTGGCAGATCAACATCATGACGGCGGAAGAATCGGCCGACAAGGCGGCGGCGGAAACCGCGGCGATTCGCGTGCTGTTCATGGAAAAGCTCGACGTCGACGAGGAAGTGGCCGACATCCTGGTGCAGGAAGGCTTCTCCAGCCTGGAAGAAATTGCCTACGTGCCGATCAACGAAATGCTGGATATCGAAGCCTTCGACGAAGACACTGTCAACGAGCTGCGCAGCCGCGCGCGCGACGCACTTGTGACGGAAGCCATTGCCTCCGAAGAGGGTTTGGAAGGCATGGAAGATGCTTTGGTCAATCTGGAAGGCATCGACCGGATTACGGCGGGCAAACTGGGTTTGGCCGGGGTCAAGACGGTGGACGCGTTTGCCGGTTTAGCCTATGACGAATTCGGCGCCATCCTGGCCTTGCCGATAGAGCGTGCGCGTGAACTGATTGGAAATGAATTTGAGGATGTGACCGACGATGAAATGCGCCTGATCGATGCCAAGTACGATGATCGTGCACGGGCATTGCAAGAGAAAGCGCGGGAGCTGGTTGCAGCGAAATGA